A region of the Bombus pyrosoma isolate SC7728 linkage group LG15, ASM1482585v1, whole genome shotgun sequence genome:
GTTTCTCTGAATttcttgcaaataatttttacaattcgaCGTGTTTTTGCAAGTTTCCGACGATTCGATAATTACCTTGTACAAATACTAAACTTCGATGAATTAATTATGTTGCTAACAATGTGTGTCAATTATCGCGCTTCACACGATAGCAGCAGGTGTTCTGATACTTACGAAGGAGAACAcatacacgcgcgcgcgcgcgcctaTTCATACACGGAGACCTCTGTACGTTGGACAGATTCAccaacaaataatttcattttctgaaAACGAATTTGTTAAGATCTTGTTTCCTGACAAAGGTAtcatttaattagaaaaaaaaaagaaagacttACGAGAGTTTCAAGACGTCACGAAGTTTGGGATTGGAGCATCGCGAATTTACATGTCCGAGTCTCGGCGTATTTCTACTTACGACTTACgcgaagagaaattaaaaaaaaaaaaaactgataACGCTCTGGTTGTTGGAGGTGCTGGGATTTGAACCCAGGACTTTCAGCATGCGAAGCAGACACTCTACCACTGAGTTACACCCCCGAGCTGTTACATGCAACAACGGAACACCTCGTCACAGAAGCCAGAACGTACACGCGTTTTGAATTCTAATTTAGTATTATACCGTAGAATTACTTTGTCGAATAGATTCTTTGCTGATGCTAAATAGATTTTGTCTTCTCCATTCTATCTTTGTCTTATGCTCTGTACGTTTCCAATGATTGTGCTGCAGTGCCCATTATACCGGAGTTTCTATACGACATCAAACATCCTAACGCAACCTTGAGTCAGCATCTGAATGAGGGTGGTCCCCGTCGAACGTTCACCGGTGTTCAACCAACAAGCGCTAATATCATCACGTCTACGAGTTCGAGTGTAACAACTACGCCGAAATGTCCTTGTGCCGTGACCAAGTCGAATGATTCTCAATTGGAGTTTCTTTACGTGAGCACGCCTTCTAGCATCGAGTCAAGCGGTTTGCTTGGTAAGAGTAAATTATTTCGTGATATTGTGAGCCTCTTGCACTTGCTTTAGAGCGTGCCAATGTTTCGTTGTgttcgagaaaatatttatctacaactatcgaatttttatttcgaacgaatataatttacttGAATATTCTGTTTGTTTGCGAAAAATTATCTTCCATGGAAAATCTCCATGTGATGAATGCAGAAAATCTGTAATACGATTAGTATACCATGATTAATCGCTATTGGCTCGCGTTTGTCCCAGAGAGTACGAATAGCGGCGAAATAAGTTCGCCAACGGAAGATCCGGATGAAAAGGCGCAACGACATCGCGAGTTGCTGCAAGAAACGACTGCTGTTGGTTTAATGTTCGCTTCCAAGGCTTTCGTTCAATTGCTGGCAAATCCAATCGTCGGTCCGCTTACCCACAAGTAAGCGAGTACATACATAATGTACgctgtatatgtatgtatattaagttgtataatatgttcgtttgttccttttatataagattattattgtttttgtttgttattttgttcTGTTACCATTTGCAATGGGATTAAGTTTCTTTTCACTGgtctaaaaatttcaaaaaattgcaTACCATTATATTCTTCTCTAATGATTTTcctaattttctaaatatcgaGACAGACAACATTAATTTTACACGACTTAAGTTGGATCTGTATATCGTTCTTCCGCTTAATTATTCGATTGTtactcgaaataaaaatgtgaaagcCGTTTCACGCGTATTTATAGTGCGTCAAAGTACAGAAACGAACTCGTTATTTGTCTGATTTGACCAACACCATTGTGTTTCTTTCCAGAATCGGTTATAGCATACCCATGTTCACTGGCTTCATCATTATGTTCCTTTCTACACTAATATTTGCGTTTGGACGAAGCTACGGAATTCTTTTCTTAGCAAGGGCGCTTCAGGGAATCGGCTCTTCGTGTTCCAGCGTTTCAGGTAAACCCCATAAATACGAAGCACGTGTCTAACGTTTCGCTCGTGAGAAGCAACCCACGTATGAATATTGAATACGTATCAATGGGGTCGAGAATGATGATTAACACATTCGAGACAGATGTATCTCGCCGCAATGACCGACGACGACATATGTATGTCATCAGTCTCTTTGGTCAATTCTCAAACAGTTACaagtataaataatgtttctgctcattatatacatattatatagttTTCCAATCCTTgaactaaatattattatcttctgcgtatttccttttcttctttttttttttttttgagacgCTGTTTTTAAAACGCTATTTTATTCGGATGACACACATAGCATATCACATAGTCATCCATCAAAATTATTACGGATGATCGATGACGTACCGTGTATGTCATgacttttacttttaaataaaaattgtctaacatgtgtttttttttattcctatatTGATTACCTTCGCTTgctttttataacaaatttaaaaaagattttggTCATTGGGATGAGTTTTATTCAAGATCACCGGTCTCGAATGTATTATGCCAGCAGAGCGAATGTATTAAATGTCTTTTTATGAGTATTATTAACCCTGTTACAATCCTCTATATATACTTTAACCCTGCTCTCATTCTagcaaataaagaaatttataacgttttaaagAGATGTTTGACAGGAGAACGAGAAATAAGATCTCTTTCGTATTTTGTCCAAAccgaagatattttttaacgttaaagaAATATAGTTGGACTTCATTCTGttcgaatttcgatcgatcgttcgattcatTCACAGGTATGGGAATGTTGGCCGAAAGATACCAAGACGACAAGGAACGTGGTAACGCGATGGGTATTGCACTCGGTGGATTGGCTCTTGGTGTTCTCATCGGGCCTCCATTTGGCGGCGCGATGTACGAATATGTCGGAAAATCTGCTCCATTTTTAGTACTTTCGGCATTGGCCCTTGGCGACGGAAGTGAGTATTTCTCCATGTTCATCTTCTTCTTACGCGCCATTTACTTCCATTCTATCTTACATTTATCGATTGTACTTTGTATAATACCATTCCCAGTTCTGCAACTTCTGGTGCTTCAACCGTCTGTCGTGTACACCGAAGCGGAACCACCGTCTCTCAAATCTCTGGTCACCGATCCTTACATCTCTTTAGCTGCTGGTAcctattatttttccatccaCTAAcctaaaaaaatgaaatgttcaaTAAGGGCGAGAAACCTAGCCAATATACGGGATATTAAGTATTATAGATTTACGCCAAACATATTgtaaagaaagtttaaagttACCAAGTAATTTAGTTGTATATGCGCATGTTAGCAACTTTTGTACCAGATATTTTTCACCATATTGTCGTGTATGTTGTATTTATTCATTGCTCTtgtcaaatacaattttatagaattcttTCATCCGCTAAACTGCATTTGTTCCACCTTAGATTAACACGTATCATTACCCTTTCAATTGCCAATGACCAATCTATTCTTCAGGTGCTATTACATTCGCCAATATGGGTATCGCAATGCTAGAACCCAGTCTTCCTATCTGGATGATGGACACGATGGATGCGAGTAGATGGGAGCAAGGTGCTGCCTTTCTACCGGCAAGCATTAGTTATCTGATCGGTACTAATCTTTTCGGACCACTCGGACATAGAATGGGCAGGTTAGTAGAtgttattacaaatatcttcTTCTGTAAGCCCTCCTTCTAATATTCACCAGTAAATGTcaaacattttgaatattttatattttgtaaaaatttaattctgcTAGCAGTGGATAAGCAAACACGTGGTTATCATCGCCTGGATAGCTCAGTCGGTAGAGCATCAGACTTTTAATCTGAGGGTCCAGGGTTCGAGTCCCTGTTCGGGCggcttaattttttttatatctttttcttctttctctttccctaaTAACTTTCTCCCGTATTTGTAAACcacgaatatttatgcaaatttagctttttacgaatataattaaagaaatgaaacccAATTAGAGATTCGTTTTAcctacgaaaataaaaataaatttacatactcctgtataatatatacattccgttcttttttatacttcaaatttatacaataaatgtataaatatccgcaatttacttattttcaatTCCTTCTATTCGAACTATTTTCTCGTATATCTACCAAtatctcttcctttttattatagatGGTTAGCTGCATTGATCGGGTTGGTCGTGATCGGCATCTGCTTGATGTGCGtaagtatttcattttttcctattttactTGTACGGACCAACGTGAATCATCGTCAAactacagagcacgacatttttttattattattttcttaaacaaTGATACGATTAGTTTTCTCACATTCACAGATACCGCTGGCTAAAAGTATTCATCATCTGATCGTACCTAACGCAGGCTTGGGATTTGCTATCGGAATGGTGGATAGTTCGATGATGCCGGAATTGGGATACTTAGTCGACATACGACACACCGCTGTCTACGGAAGTGTATATGCTATCGGAGATGTTGCGTTTTGTTTAGGTTTTGCCGTTGGTACGTGTATATGTGAAAAATCTGCTTGATAATTGAACCTAATCAataatattgtcaatattgTAAGATTCTCAACCAAGATACTATTTGtcaataaatattgacaatatcgTATTGACAATACATATTGATCCTTCTAGttgaaaatcttgaaataatGACAACATATACCGATAGTCTGGAGGCATTGAATGCCAAATGCTAGGTGCCAAATAGATTaactttacattttacatttttttatttcataaccTAGACACGTGATTAACAGGTTGACAGCGGAACGAAGTCGCGTATTGTTCTACTACGactgataaattttttttaaacttatcAATCCTTCCgataatttttgataataataataataatttgcgCGTGACGCCAATGTGGAGTCATTGTCAGGAATCAAACCACTTGTATAGCACATTAATAATCTCTACTACTTCTTTCTTGTTATTCCTTTCTTGCTTTCTTTTAAATCTGATAGAACACCAATTTCCggattcttcaaatattttagttcACACGGATTTCCATTCCAATCGTCGTTTAAACATTCGTTCGcattcaaattttaaacatgCGACGAACTTTTTACTCTgtcagttttatttttaatttttaattaaatttcaaaaaagcTGTGttacttgtaatattttgattattaatcGTTCATTGTCAGGACCTGCTTTGAGTGGTACGTTAGTCAACAGTATCGGCTTTGAATGGATGTTATTTGGCATTGCCATTTTGAACTTTATTTATGCTCCACTGATGTACTTTTTGCGGGCGCCGCCAACGAAAGAGGAACAGAAGGTAAGACGAAATTTCCTGCTTCTATTTGTTCAAAAATTCGTAATTGAAAGCTCGTTCGATCGTCGTATTAATGATGTATTACCTTCTAGTCGTTGATAATTGGCGAGAAGTCGTCTGTGCGCTACGTAACGTACCAGAATGAGGAAGAGGAACAGTAAATGGACGGATATTTCTGAACACAGGATAGCGGCGTGCATTTCGTTCTCTACATTCTTGAAGATGGAACAACGAGTTAAATGTAATACGGAAAATCTCTATGTTAATAACGTTCCGAGAAATCTAGATAGGCAAAACATTATTATGTATCCCTTTGTCTAGCGCAAACTGTATATACACGTAACATTAGATCGTAAGAATAAGTGTGTGCGTTCAAGAGAATCGTATACGTTGATGACACGTAGCTAACGTCGATAAATTACACTTACGTCGAATTGATCGAGGCACCGAGGCAAAAATACATCGATATAACGAACACGTGTGTAGCTTAAACGCACGATGCCCAAGATTGGGATGTTGTCCTGTCGTGAAACGCAAGCTATGCGAAATTTCAACCGCTCGAGTCATTGTCGATGTTTCAAAGAGTATCAATTTCctagagaaagaagaaaattatttactcgGAGAACCGCCTGCTTTGGATTCCCTGAATGGCTGCAGGGAAACCATGCGATAATGGCGAGCAGGCACGATGAAGAGTTCTCGAAATTACATTGGATCGAATTGTGAATTAGCATTGAATCGACCATGAGAAGTGGTTTGATTACCTTTTACGTAAGCATACTTACGAAGCATGTAATGCCTTAAGGATTGGAGATT
Encoded here:
- the LOC122575466 gene encoding synaptic vesicular amine transporter, coding for MGGGEWSGWLQRCRESRKLVLIIVAIALLLDNMLLTTVVPIIPEFLYDIKHPNATLSQHLNEGGPRRTFTGVQPTSANIITSTSSSVTTTPKCPCAVTKSNDSQLEFLYVSTPSSIESSGLLESTNSGEISSPTEDPDEKAQRHRELLQETTAVGLMFASKAFVQLLANPIVGPLTHKIGYSIPMFTGFIIMFLSTLIFAFGRSYGILFLARALQGIGSSCSSVSGMGMLAERYQDDKERGNAMGIALGGLALGVLIGPPFGGAMYEYVGKSAPFLVLSALALGDGILQLLVLQPSVVYTEAEPPSLKSLVTDPYISLAAGAITFANMGIAMLEPSLPIWMMDTMDASRWEQGAAFLPASISYLIGTNLFGPLGHRMGRWLAALIGLVVIGICLMCIPLAKSIHHLIVPNAGLGFAIGMVDSSMMPELGYLVDIRHTAVYGSVYAIGDVAFCLGFAVGPALSGTLVNSIGFEWMLFGIAILNFIYAPLMYFLRAPPTKEEQKSLIIGEKSSVRYVTYQNEEEEQ